The sequence ACTTCTCTTTTAACCCATGCACGAGCAGATTCGCGAACCAATTTGTGTTCGTCCGTTAATAAATCGTCAAGGTTGTAATAATCTGGGGCTTGAAATAAATCTGGTTTCATTTTTGATATGTTTTACGAAAACAAATTTACGTAATAAAAATATAACAAAACAAAGCTAAATTGTTATATTTTTTTAATTTTGCTGTAAAATTAACAAGACTATGGCAAATAAATTTTAGTATATTGAAAATTTATGCGTTATTTTTGGAATCCAAAAACAAATAAATGAGGCTAATCATCTCTTTTTTTCTTTTTCTTGTTTTTAATACGAGTTTTTCCCAAAAAACTCAAATTAGTGAACAGGAATATTTAGTCCTGCAAGACAAAATTCGATTTAGTTTTAATGACAATGTCGATCGAGGTCTTGCATATACTAGAGAATTGATGAAATCAAACGATAATAAGCATCTAGCATTTGCTAATGGTGCAGCTTGTTATTTGTACCAAATGAAGGGCAATATTTCTAAGTCTGATCAAAGTTATAAAAAAGCATTTCAGTATTTAGACAAAATGCCCGAATCTTCAGAAAAAACCAAACTGACAGCTTATCTTTATAATTTTAGAGGATTGACCGAATGGAAAAGGGGCAATTTAAGTGCTGCAATTGAAAATTATCAAACCGGTATCAAGTACTCCATTAAAGTAGAAGACGTTATTCAAATTGTTAAATTCAAAAGCAATATCGCAATTGTTAATGAACAAGTTGGAAATTATCAGTTATCAATTAAAAATTTAAGGCAAAACAACGATTTCATTGATAAAAATGAAAGGGTTTATACAAGAGAGCAGTTTCAAAATAGTAAAAGCAATATTAATTTGGATTTAGGTGGTTCTTATGAGGGCTATTTTATGAAAAACCAAGATAAAAGGTATTTGCTAGACTCGGCCGAATATTTTTATAAAAAAGCAGTTACTTATTCTCAAAATTTCACAAGCAATACAATTGCCGCTAAAATGAGTTTAGGGAATATTTACCTCATGAAAAGTGACAATAAAAATGCTGAAAAAATTTATTATGACATTTTGTTTTTAGCAAAGCAAAATAATTCGGAAAGCTTTTATCATACCGCTAGTTATAATTTAGGAGACTTGTATTTTTATACAGGAAAATACCAGAAAGCTTTGGTTTGGTTAAAAAAAGTGGATTCTATTTCGTTGAAAAATAAAACTTTGGATGAAAGCTATTTGAAATCAAATTACCTTCAGGCTAAGATTTACAGTGCACTTAATAAACCAGAAGAAGCTTATAAATATTCTAAAATTTATTTAAATGCTTATGAAAAATCTCAGACAAAATTTAAAGACGAAGCACAAGAGGTAAATTATAAATTAGGTGTAGAAGATTTGAGTGCGGAAATGCTTACTATTCAAGAAAAATATAAATATGATGTTTTGATAAGTAAGGCACTAAAAGTATTTTATGTGCTTCTTGTTTTAGCAATTGTATTTTTTCTGATAAAAAATATCCGAGACAAGAATAAGGCGCATAAAAAAATGAATGCTTTAATTGAGGAATTTAAAGCTAATCTGGAGAAAAAAGAAAATCCGCCGATTTTAGCAGAGGCTATTGAAAACATAGAAACCGAAGAAATTCACCTTAAAAAGGAAAATGCAAATTTAAGTATTGACGAAGCGAAGGAAAATAAAATTGTCGAAAAATTATTGGCGCTTGAAAATAAACTCGAATACCTTAATGCCGATTTTACTTTGCCTTATGTGGCTAAGAAAATTAAAACCAATACCACTTATTTGTCTTATGTAGTGAATAAACGATTTGGAAAATCATTTGGAGAATATTCAAATGAGCTTAAAATCAACTATGTAATCAACGAAATGATTACCAATCATATGTATCGAAAATATTCTACGCAAGCTATAGCCGAAAGTGTTGGTTTTAAAAATGCCGTTTCATTCGCAAAATCATTCCGTAAAAGAACAGGCGTTTCTCCAGCTCAGTTTGCAAGTAATATTTAGAAATAAATACTTTGACACTTTGATAAAAGTTAATAGTTGCGATCTTTAAATTACAAAAAAAATACAGCTAAACATTCAAGTTTAGCTGTAGCTATTTTATTTCGTTAAAAAAAATGGTTTTATCCATTTCCAGTAGATCCTTTTCCTGGCTCGTTTTTCACATCTGTTTCAGCATCACCTCCACGAACCGCTTTTTGTTGGTTTGAAGATAATTTTAAAGTTTCAAAATCTTCAATTTTCATTTTTGTATTCTTCATGATATTTTTGATTTAAGTATAGATTGATTGTTAAAAAGTATTAGCCATTTCCTCCTTTTCCATCTTTTCCAGGTTCATTTGGTGGATAATCACCATCGCCGCCACGAACAAATTTTTGTTCATTTTTTGATAATTTTTCGGCTTCAAAATTTTCGAATTTTAATGTCATATTTGCCATGATTTTAATAATTAAGTTATTGATATGTCAAAGCTAGATAAAAAGGAAAACGCTTGGTCGAGATTTGGGTTTTGACAATTTTGAAACAAAAAAAATCAGCATAATTGATTGACTTACAATAAAATACAAGTTTATGTATGACTGGTATAATTTATAAATTGTATGTAGTATAATTGATAAAATGTCTACCAAAGGTCACTTTTTCTCGATAAAAACCACAATCTTTGTACTGTAATTATGATTTAAACGCAGTCGAAAAGATGTTAAAACTAGTCCAAAAATTTCTTCAAATAAATAGATACTCAGAGATCAAAAATGAGTTCAAGGATTTGTTTTTGTCTCATCCTAATTATCCAAGTTTATTTGCGATAACAGATTCGTTAGATTTATTATCAGTAGAAAATGCAGCCATCAGAGTTCCAAAAGAACAGATAGAAGATTTGCCTGAAAATTTTCTAGCTTACTATAAAGAAGAACTTGCTTTAATAGAAAAAGCTAAAAATCATGTTCGTATTACTACTATTAAAAAAGGAGTTCAGAAATTAGCATACGAAAAATTCCTTTTAGACTGGAATGGTGTTATCGTGGCAATAGAACCAAATAATGTAATTGCAAGAGAAAATCTAAAAGTAGAATATAACTGGTTGAAGTATTGCTTGCCGTTTTTGCTTTTGATTGGCTTATCATTCTTTTATAATGCATATGATTTTTTTAGTGTTGTTTTTTTAATCACATCAACATTAGGATTCATCGTGAGTGTTTTTATTGCTCAAGAAAAATTAGGCTTTAAAAACAACATAATTTCAAAGTTTTGTAATCTAAGCTCAGATTCTTCTTGTAATTCGGTAATCAATTCTAATGAAAGCACAGAAAATAAAGTTTTCAACTTTTCTGATTTGCCATTACTGTTCTTTACAGCAAGTTTTGTAGCGATATTAATTCAGCCATTAAGCTCATCAATTTTTGTTGGTTTTTTAAGCCTTTTCGCTATTCCTATAATAGTATCATCTATTTGGATTCAAAAATTTGAACTTCAAAAATGGTGCGTAATGTGTTTGATGGTTTCATTTTTGATTTTTGTTCAGAGTTTTATCTGGTTTTCATCAGATTTGTTCACTTTGACATTTAGTTTCGAAAGTGTTTTTCCATTCATTTTTTCATTGGCTTTATTGATTCCAATTTGGTTGGCAGTGAAACCTATGATTAAAAACGTTTTGAATAGCGAAAATTCATTGAAAGAGCTGAAAAAGTTCAAAAGAAATTATTCACTATTAAATTTCTTGGCAAAAAAAGTGCCTGATGCAGATGGATTAGAAGAGTTGAGAGGTTTGAATTTTGGAAGCCGAAGCGCAGCAATCAGATTATCAATAATAATAAGTCCAAGCTGTGGACATTGTCACAAAACATTTCATGAAGCATTTGATCTTGTTTTAAGATTTCCAGACAAGATTTATTTGAATGTTTTATTCAATATAAATCCAGAAAATACAGAGAATCCATATAAAATAATTGTGGAAAGAATCTTAACGATTAACAGAACAACGCCAGGAAAAACTGTAGAAGCAATTTCAGACTGGCACATCAAAAAAATGAGCCTTAAAAAGTGGCTTAAAAAATGGCATGTTGAGCCTGTTAGTATCATGATCAATCAAGAGATCAATAAACAATATGAGTGGTGTTCTAAAAATAATTTTAATTATACCCCAGTCAAAATCGTAAACGAAAAATTGTTTCCAAACGAATATGAACTGAGTGAACTAAAATACTTCTTGAACGATTTTGCTGAAGAAGTTGAAGTTTTGGAAAAAATAGCTTAGAGGCTTTACTAAATTCCTGCGCAGGGATGGACATAAGCTTCAAGTGTCTTAAAATGATTGAAGTGCTATTATCAAGAAACAAAAACCACAAATCATGTTAGAAAAATTTTTAAAAGCTGAAGGGACAAAAAAATTGTCAAAAGAAGAACAAAAAAATATTGCAGGCGGAACCTACCCTGAAGTTGGAATGTGCTGGGATATTAATAGAGGATATTTTAAATGCGGCTATTAAAAAGAAAATAGTGCGGAGAAGTTTAAAAGCTTCTATGCATTTCACAAGCATGAACTGAGTGAGCTAAAATACTTCTTAAACGATTTGCTGAAGAAGTTGAAGTTCTAGAAAAAATAGCTTAGCGGCTTTGCTAAAATTCCTGCACAGGGATAGACACAAGCTTCAAGTGTCTTAAAATGATTGAAGTTTTATTATCAAGAAACAAAAACCACACATCATGTTAGAAAAATTTTTAAAGGCTGAAGGGACTAAAAAATTGTCAAAAGAAGAGCGAAAAAATATTGAAGGCGGAAATTATCCTCCAGCATTGTGTTGGGATTATTGGGCGCAAAAAGAATATAAGTGTTAATATACTTTGAAAAGTAATGGATGCAAAGAAGTTCGAAAACTTCTTTGCATTTCATAACAATTGAAGAATAAAATAGAGATTGTTGTTTTGAATAAATGAAGGAGAACTAAAAATTGAAGATTATGCTAAAGAATATTTTAAATCTAGAAGGAACCCAGGAAATAACTGCCAGCGAGCAAAAATTGATCCTAGGTAATTATGCAAAAGAGAATGTGTCTAAGTGCAACGCATGGGATTATGTGTCTTCAATGTCATATGAAGATTGTACTGACTATTTTGCGTTAGAAATGAGTTATTCTGACGCTTTGGTTATGGGATAAGTTTTTGGCTCTTAAATAGCTTAAAATCAACCAATAACTTGAAGCGTTGAGAATGTTTCAGAAATGAAAATGATCTAATAGTAATTTGAATTTTATGATAAAGAAAATTTTAAGTCTGAAACATACGCAAAAGATCAGTAAAAATGAGCAAAAGACAATGAAGGGAGGAATTCCGGAATGTTGGATTCATGCTCTTGAGGCAGGATGTATTTTAATACCAACCGGCGGAGTTTGTCCAATGGATACTGTGCCAGGTATTTGCAACACAGGCCGATTATGCTGTTAAAAAATGAAATTTATTAAATAAACAATATAAAGCCTTTCAAAAATTTAGTCATGTTTTTTTTTGAATCTACAGGCGCTCAATCGTGGAACATTGAGCAATTATCCCAACATTGATGATTGGTGTCGGGATTCTCAGGAAATTAGTCGCTGCGTTAATTTTATTTGGTTAGGTTAACCAGCGACAGATCCTAGAGAAATTAAAATTATCGAATAATTGAAATAATTTGAGCAGTAAGAAACATTTCTAACTGCTTTTTTTTTGCACTAATTTCTACTCCAAATATGATTTAACAGAAAAGACAGAAGCTTCAAATGTCTTAAAAGGATTGGAGCATTAACAAAACCCAAAAGAACCACATTATGTTAAAGAAAATTTTTGAATTAAATGGAGCTGCTAAATTAAGCAAGGAAGAACAACAAAGAATTATAGGTGGTAATGCACCAGTTTGCGAAAACAATACGACTGCTAAAAGATGTCCGCGAACAGCAACTTCACCAGCTTATTGGATTTGCGTAACAGATCCTAATGAGCCATGTGAATAAGCGTTTAGATAAAGTGAACTTGCTAAAATAACGATGTCTTTTTGATAGTGTTATAATTTTGGCAAATTTTTAAAAATCTAAGAAAGAGTAATTATAATTTATTGTTCAAAATAAATTATTCCATTAATAATCAAACAAAAATCAATTATGAAAAAATTAAAAAATTTAGTAGGGATTGAAATTTTAAGTATTAGTGAAAGAAAAAGTATAGTTGGAGGAGGAGATCCGGGTACTGAACTTTGTTATTGTCCGGGAACAGATATTCTTTTAGGAATTATACATACTAGAGACGGCGAAAGCTGTGAGGTGCTTATTGATCAAAAATGCCCAGCAGACTCTTAGATTTTTATATTAAATAATACTAGGAAGCTTTGTTATTTATTTAGCAAAGCTTTTTTGTTTTTATCACTTAAATCGATAAATAAATCTATTTGATAAAACAGTTTTAATAAAATAAAAACCCTAATTATTTCAAAGCGAATCAATATAATTTAGTCGTTGCTTTTTATTTTTTTTAAGAATTTTTGTATAATATTGCTGTAAACAAACTTAAATACTAGAATTGAAAAAATTCCCTCATTATAAACAGGCAGATCATAAAGACTGCGGACCAACATGTTTAAAAATTGTAGCCAAACATTATGGGAAGTCAGTCAATATTCAGGAGTTGCGCGAAAACAGCGAAACAACTCGTGAGGGAAGCAATTTGCTATTTTTGAGTGATGCCGCCGAGAAAATTGGTTTTCGAACACTGGGTGTAAAATTAAGTGCCGAAAAGTTAGATGAAGCGCCACTGCCTGCTATTTTGCATTGGAATAAAAACCACTATGTTGTACTGTATAAAATAAAAAAGGAAATTTATTATATCTCAGATCCTGCTTTTGGATTGATCGAATATAATAAAGAGGATTTCTTAAAATTCTGGATTGGCAATAATGCAGATGATGCTACCAATGAAGGAATTGCATTATTGATGGAAGCAACACCAAAATTCTTCCAATCTGAATTTGATAAAGAAGACAATAAAGGCTTAGGTTTTAGTTTGCTTTCGCAATATGTTTTGCGTTATAAATCGTATTTGATGCAGTTGAGCATCGGATTGCTGGCAAGTAGTATGATAATGGCAATTGTGCCTTTTTTAACACAAAGTATCGTTGATGTCGGGATTCAAAATCAAAATCTTAATTTTATTTACTTGATTCTTTTTGCGCAATTATTTCTTTTTGCTGGAAGGACAGGTTTAGAATTAATCAGAAGCTGGATATTGCTGCATCTTTCAACCAGAATCAATATTTCTCTGATTTCAGATTTTTTCATCAAGTTGATGAATCTTCCAATTTCATTTTTTGATGTGAGAATGACGGGAGATATCATGCAGCGCATCAATGATCATCGCCGAATCGAAAAAATTCTTACTACATCTTCTCTGAATGTTTTATTTTCTGTTATAAACATGTTCGTTTTAGGTGCCGTTTTAGCGTACTTCAACTGGAAGATTTTTTTAGTTTTCGTTGTCGGAAGTATTCTTTATTTTGGCTGGATTACACTTTTCTTAAAAAGAAGAGAAGTTTTGGATTATAAACGTTTTGCTGAGATTTCTCAAGAACAAAGTAAAGTGATGGAGCTCATTAACGGGATGCAAGAAATCAAACTTCACAATGCCGAAAAGCAGAAACGCTGGGGATGGGAATATGTACAGGCAAGATTGTTCAGAGTTTCAATAAAAGGCTTGGTTTTGGAGCAGACGCAGAGTATAGGTTCGTCGGTAATTAATGAGCTTAAAAATATTTTTATTGTTTTTCTTTCGGCCAAATTAGTGATAGATGGCTCGATAACACTCGGAATTATGCTGGCTATCAGTTCAATTGTGGGAAGTTTGAACGGACCAATTACGCAACTTATCGAGTTTGTCAGAGAGCTTCAGGATGCTAAAATTTCATTGGCAAGATTATCTGAAATTCATGAAAAAGAAGATGAAACACAACAAGAAAGCAATCAGACAAGCGAAGTTCCGTATGATGCCGACATTGAAATAAAGAATCTAAGTTATCGATATTTAGGATCTGACATTCCAGTTTTGAAAGATTTAAATCTCACAATTCCTGCCAACAAAGTGACCGCCATAGTAGGAACCAGCGGAAGCGGAAAAACAACTTTGATGAAACTGCTTTTGAAATTTTACGAGCCTGAAAAAGGCGAGATTACAATAGGAAATGCGCAACTCAGAAACATTTCGCAAAGAGCTTGGCGTTCAAATATTGGAGCTGTAATGCAGGAAGGTTTTATTTTTAGCGATACAATTGCTAATAATATTGCTGTTGGAGTTGATAAAATTGATAAACAGAGGTTGCTTTATGCCGCTGATGTAGCCAATATCAGAGAATATATAAGCGAGCTTCCACTTGGATACAATACTAAAATTGGAGCAGAAGGAACGGGAATGAGTGCCGGACAAAAACAGCGATTGCTTATTGCGAGAGCGGTTTATAAAAATCCTGAAATATTGTTTTTTGATGAAGCAACATCAGCATTAGATGCCAATAATGAAAAAGAAATCATGCGAAAATTGGATATCTTCTTTAAAGAAAAGACCGTAATTGTGATCGCGCATCGTTTGAGTACGGTAATGAACGCAGATCAGATAGTGGTATTAGATAAAGGGAAAATCATCGAAATTGGGAATCACTCTGCACTTGTGGAGCAAAAAGGAAATTATTTTGAACTGGTTAAAAACCAACTGCAATTAGGAAATTAAGTCATGGAAGATCATAATGCAATAGAACTAAGAAGTGAGGAAGTACAAGAAATCCTGACAAAAGTGCCTCATTGGATGATCAGGTGGGGAACTGTTCTTATTTTTGGCATCATCGTGATGCTGTTTTTTGTTTCCTGGTTCGTGAAATATCCGGATGTTGTAAATACTGAAATTGTAATTACGACCAATATTCCGCCAGAAAAAATCGTTTCGAAGTCTTCTGGACGCATCGAAGCTATTTTGGTTAAAAATAAAGCAACAGTCGCTAAAAACACTACGCTAGCCATTATTGAAAATACAGCGAATTATAAAGATGTTTTTTTACTGAAAAGCATTGTTGAGAATTATAACATCAACGATTCCAATCAGGCATTTCCGTTTGCCAAGTTGAAAAATCTGCAGTTAGGCGAAATTGAGAGTGCTTTTGGAGTTTTCCAAAAAGATTATGAAGCGGAAAAATTAAACGAAAATTTAAAACCTTTTGAGGTTGAAAACCGAGCACAAATTTCTGAAAAAGTACAGATCAAGGAAAGATTGGAAATTTTGCAACAGCAAAAAATAATCAACGAAAGCGAGCTGCAACTTCAAAAGAATGAAATTGCTCGTTTTGAGACTTTGTACAATAAAGGAATTATTTCGGCTCAGGAAATGGAAGCCAAAAAACTGGGCTATTTGCAAGCGCAAAAAAGTTATAAAGGACTTTTGTCTTCGATTTCGCAGTTAAAATCGGCTTTGATCGACAATACAAAACTGAGCCAGACTTCTCAGATAAGTGGTACTAAGGAAGAAGTGAACTTGGGACGAAATATGGCGCAGTCATTTTATCAGCTCAAAAAAGTGATCAAAGATTGGGAATTGGCCTATACATTGAAATCATCAATCAGTGGTGTTGTAACTTTTTTGCAGGTTTGGAACGAAAGCCAGACCATAAATGTTGGAGATAATGTATTTTCGATTATTCCCGACGCGGAAAACGGTTATATCGGAAAAGTCAAAGCGCCGGCATTGAATTCAGGTAAAATAAAAGTCGGACAGCGGGTAAATATTCGTTTATCAAATTATCCTGATCGTGAATTTGGGGTTCTAAAGGGTGAACTAAGGAATATTTCGTTGGTTCCAGACAAAGATGGGAATTTATTGCTAGACGTAGCGTTGCCAAACGGACTCAAAACTTCATATAACAAACAAATTGTTTTTCAACAAGAAATGAAAGGAAGGGCAGAAATTATAACCGAAGATCTGCGTTTAATCGAACGAATCCTATATCAATTTAAGAATATTTTTGAACAAGTTTAATACTAAACGCTAACTAACCTAAACTCCAAAAATAAATCAATGAAAAAAGCATTACTTATTGTTTTTGTACTATTATTTCAAATTTCTTTTTCAAAACCTATAAATGAAATCCAAAAATTAGCGGCAGTATGCAAAGTTTGGGGCTTTTTAAAATATTATCATCCAAATGTTGCAAACGGCAGTAAAAATTGGGATGAACAATTGTTTCAAATTCTGCCAAAAGTAGAAGAGGCTCAAACTTCAGAAGCTTTTTCGCTTGTTGTAGAAAATTGGATTGACTCTTTGGGGGAAATTAAAAAACAGGAATCTTTAAAACCTGTTGTAAAAAAAGATTATTTTGATAAGAATTTCGATTTGTCGTGGGCTACTAATAAAGACTTGTTCTCGAAATCACTTTCAAAAAAATTGAAATTTATTGAAGAAAATAGAATTCAGGAAAAACAGTATTATGTTGCTTATGAATTTGGCAGTAATGGCCCTCCATTGCAATTTAAAAATGAAGTAAAATATGCAGATTTTAAATGGACGGACAAAAATCTTCGTCTGTTGACGTTATTCAGATATTGGAATTACATTGAATATTTTTTTCCTTCTAAATACCAAATGGATCAAAATTGGGATAAGTCATTAAATGAATTTCTTCCTAGAATTATTGCGCCAGAATCAGAAAAAGATTTCGCTTTAGCAATGCGCGAAATTTCTATAAAAATAAATGATACGCACGCTTCTACTCAAGTGCCTCAGATGTTTGAATATTTCGGAGATAAATTTATTCCTGTTGATGTTAAAATTATCGATCAAAATGCCGTTATTATAGGTTTAAAAAATGACTCTTTGGCAAAAATCAGCGACCTTAAAATTGGCGATGTAATTACAAAAGTAGATGGAAAATCGATTGACCAACTTTTAAGAGAAAATTCAAAATATGTGGAAGGTTCAAATGAACCTTCAGTTTTAAAAAATGCTTATTGGGCAATCTTTAATGGGAAAACACCAACTTTCGAGATTGAATTCATTCGAGATGGAAAAACCGCAGCAAAAACAATAAACCGATATAAATATCAAGATTTAAAAATTAAATTTCCTGATCAGGGAAAATGGAAAATTCTAGAAGGAAATATTGGATATGTAAATTTTGGGGGAGTTAATGAAGAAGATATTCCAAATTTGATAGCTGCGCTTAAAAATACAAATGCTATAATTTTTGATGATCGAAAAAGACCTCATGATGTCATATATGCGCTTGCAGATTGGCTTAATCCTGAACCCGTAGAATATGTGAAGTATATTGATCCAGATGTTAATTATCCTGGTCGTTATATTTGGAGAAAAGAAGATGAAAAAATAGGAAAGGTAAACCCGGAAAATTATAAAGGAAAAGTAATTGTTTTAATTGATGAAAATGCCGTTAGTCACGGTGAACATACTGCGATGGCGTTGCAGACTGTTCCTAAATCTACTGTCATTGGTTCTCAAACGGGAGGCGCAGATGGTGCAAATGCTAGATTTTTGATCATTAAAGGGTTTTCTTCTTCGTTTACCTGTTATGGCGTTTTTTATCCAAACAAAAAAGAAGTACAACGTATCGGAATTGTTCCTGATATCGAACTAAAACCAACTATTTTAGGCATTCAGCAAGGAAAAGATGAGATTCTGGAGCGAGCGATTCTTTTTGCTAAAAATGGTAAATAATAAATTTTAAATCTTTGTCAAAGTTTCAAACTTTGACAAAGATGTTTTTTCTACATCTTTAAATAAAATTCTTTAGTCAATTCAATATATTCAGGAGTATAAACATGACGATCAATTTCGATAATTAATTCATCAATTTCAATTTCATCAATTTCATTTCGGCCCAAAGCCAATAAACTGCGTTTGATTTCTGTTTTAGGAGTGCCTTTTACTCGAGTGATTTTTAAAGGATATAATTCGGCTTCTTTTGCCAAGGCAATAAATTTTTCTTCTTCTTTAAAAGGAATAATAACAGCTAGAATTCCGTTTTCTGAAAGCAATAAATCGGCGGCTTCAACAATTTCCTCAAAAGGCATTGCATCTTGAAAACGTGCTAAATCACGTTGTTCGTTGTCTGTTTTATAATCTTCTGAATAAAAAGGCGGATTTGAAACAATTAAATCATATTCGTCTTCTGGTTCTTCGATAAATTCATCCAAACCAGCATGAAAACAGAATAGTCGGTCGCCCCAAGGAGAAGCTTCAAAATTTTCTACGGCTTGTTCGTAAGCATCTTCGTCAATTTCGAGTGCATCAATTTGTTCCGCGCTTGAACGCTGTGCAATCATCAAAGCAATAATTCCAGTTCCCGCACCAATATCTAAAACACTAAATGGATTATGGTTTATTGGAGCCCACGCACCAAGTAAAACACCATCTGTGCCTACTTTCATAGCGGTTTTGTCTTGTTTAACAGAAAATTGCTTAAACTGAAACATAGTAAATTCTAATTTATTATTAAGATTTTGAATTCAGATAAGAAACTGAACACTTAAAACTGAGACTGAAGACTAAATTAAAGATACATCTCAACAAGACCTTCAGGAAGATCCATGATTACTTTTTTATTCTCGCGATCGATTTTTACAAGGAAATGATCAATCATAGGAATAAGGATTTCAACTTCGCCATTTAAAACTTCAAAAAGCGGTTGAGCAGTTGAATCGTTGATAGAAGTTATTTTTCCGAAAACACCCAAACGTTTGTCTTCAATTTCAAAACCAATAACTTCGTGGAAATAGAATTTGTTGCCAGAAAGTTTAGGCAACATAGTTAACGGAAGATAAATGCCGTTTCCAACAAGAGCATCTGCATCTTCTTCGGTATTAACATCTTCAAAACTAACTCTTAAAAAGTCGTTTTTATGTAGAGCGCTTTTTTCAATAAAAAAAGGAACCAAGTGTTTGTTGTGTTCAACAAACACTGATTCCAAGTTTTCGTATAACTCAGGTTCGTCTGTGTCTAAATAGATCAGAACTTCACCTTTGAAACTAAATTTTTTAGCGATTTTACCTAAATAAAAACATTCTTCTTTACGCATTATCGCTAAGTAAAATTATGCTTCAGTTGTTTCGTTATTCTCTTCAGCAGCAGGTGCTTCTTCAGTTGCTTCAGCAACTTCTTCTGTAGCCTCAGTTGCTTGTGCAGCAGCTTCAGCTTCAGCTTGTGCAGCAGCGGCATCAGCTATACGCTTAGCGTTTACTTCTTTTTCAGCTTTTAAAGCTTTAGCTTTAGCATCAGCTTGTGCTTTTGATAAACCATCTTTTTTAGCATCAACTTTTCCAGCTTTAGCCTCTAACCAAGCTGCTAATTTAGCATCTGCT comes from Flavobacterium sp. KACC 22761 and encodes:
- a CDS encoding rSAM-modified peptide gives rise to the protein MTLKFENFEAEKLSKNEQKFVRGGDGDYPPNEPGKDGKGGNG
- a CDS encoding HlyD family secretion protein, whose translation is MEDHNAIELRSEEVQEILTKVPHWMIRWGTVLIFGIIVMLFFVSWFVKYPDVVNTEIVITTNIPPEKIVSKSSGRIEAILVKNKATVAKNTTLAIIENTANYKDVFLLKSIVENYNINDSNQAFPFAKLKNLQLGEIESAFGVFQKDYEAEKLNENLKPFEVENRAQISEKVQIKERLEILQQQKIINESELQLQKNEIARFETLYNKGIISAQEMEAKKLGYLQAQKSYKGLLSSISQLKSALIDNTKLSQTSQISGTKEEVNLGRNMAQSFYQLKKVIKDWELAYTLKSSISGVVTFLQVWNESQTINVGDNVFSIIPDAENGYIGKVKAPALNSGKIKVGQRVNIRLSNYPDREFGVLKGELRNISLVPDKDGNLLLDVALPNGLKTSYNKQIVFQQEMKGRAEIITEDLRLIERILYQFKNIFEQV
- a CDS encoding vitamin K epoxide reductase family protein encodes the protein MLKLVQKFLQINRYSEIKNEFKDLFLSHPNYPSLFAITDSLDLLSVENAAIRVPKEQIEDLPENFLAYYKEELALIEKAKNHVRITTIKKGVQKLAYEKFLLDWNGVIVAIEPNNVIARENLKVEYNWLKYCLPFLLLIGLSFFYNAYDFFSVVFLITSTLGFIVSVFIAQEKLGFKNNIISKFCNLSSDSSCNSVINSNESTENKVFNFSDLPLLFFTASFVAILIQPLSSSIFVGFLSLFAIPIIVSSIWIQKFELQKWCVMCLMVSFLIFVQSFIWFSSDLFTLTFSFESVFPFIFSLALLIPIWLAVKPMIKNVLNSENSLKELKKFKRNYSLLNFLAKKVPDADGLEELRGLNFGSRSAAIRLSIIISPSCGHCHKTFHEAFDLVLRFPDKIYLNVLFNINPENTENPYKIIVERILTINRTTPGKTVEAISDWHIKKMSLKKWLKKWHVEPVSIMINQEINKQYEWCSKNNFNYTPVKIVNEKLFPNEYELSELKYFLNDFAEEVEVLEKIA
- a CDS encoding peptidase domain-containing ABC transporter, which encodes MKKFPHYKQADHKDCGPTCLKIVAKHYGKSVNIQELRENSETTREGSNLLFLSDAAEKIGFRTLGVKLSAEKLDEAPLPAILHWNKNHYVVLYKIKKEIYYISDPAFGLIEYNKEDFLKFWIGNNADDATNEGIALLMEATPKFFQSEFDKEDNKGLGFSLLSQYVLRYKSYLMQLSIGLLASSMIMAIVPFLTQSIVDVGIQNQNLNFIYLILFAQLFLFAGRTGLELIRSWILLHLSTRINISLISDFFIKLMNLPISFFDVRMTGDIMQRINDHRRIEKILTTSSLNVLFSVINMFVLGAVLAYFNWKIFLVFVVGSILYFGWITLFLKRREVLDYKRFAEISQEQSKVMELINGMQEIKLHNAEKQKRWGWEYVQARLFRVSIKGLVLEQTQSIGSSVINELKNIFIVFLSAKLVIDGSITLGIMLAISSIVGSLNGPITQLIEFVRELQDAKISLARLSEIHEKEDETQQESNQTSEVPYDADIEIKNLSYRYLGSDIPVLKDLNLTIPANKVTAIVGTSGSGKTTLMKLLLKFYEPEKGEITIGNAQLRNISQRAWRSNIGAVMQEGFIFSDTIANNIAVGVDKIDKQRLLYAADVANIREYISELPLGYNTKIGAEGTGMSAGQKQRLLIARAVYKNPEILFFDEATSALDANNEKEIMRKLDIFFKEKTVIVIAHRLSTVMNADQIVVLDKGKIIEIGNHSALVEQKGNYFELVKNQLQLGN
- a CDS encoding rSAM-modified peptide encodes the protein MKNTKMKIEDFETLKLSSNQQKAVRGGDAETDVKNEPGKGSTGNG
- a CDS encoding helix-turn-helix domain-containing protein, which gives rise to MRLIISFFLFLVFNTSFSQKTQISEQEYLVLQDKIRFSFNDNVDRGLAYTRELMKSNDNKHLAFANGAACYLYQMKGNISKSDQSYKKAFQYLDKMPESSEKTKLTAYLYNFRGLTEWKRGNLSAAIENYQTGIKYSIKVEDVIQIVKFKSNIAIVNEQVGNYQLSIKNLRQNNDFIDKNERVYTREQFQNSKSNINLDLGGSYEGYFMKNQDKRYLLDSAEYFYKKAVTYSQNFTSNTIAAKMSLGNIYLMKSDNKNAEKIYYDILFLAKQNNSESFYHTASYNLGDLYFYTGKYQKALVWLKKVDSISLKNKTLDESYLKSNYLQAKIYSALNKPEEAYKYSKIYLNAYEKSQTKFKDEAQEVNYKLGVEDLSAEMLTIQEKYKYDVLISKALKVFYVLLVLAIVFFLIKNIRDKNKAHKKMNALIEEFKANLEKKENPPILAEAIENIETEEIHLKKENANLSIDEAKENKIVEKLLALENKLEYLNADFTLPYVAKKIKTNTTYLSYVVNKRFGKSFGEYSNELKINYVINEMITNHMYRKYSTQAIAESVGFKNAVSFAKSFRKRTGVSPAQFASNI